The genomic window GAACTTTTAAATGAGTTTAGTAATATCAATTTGACGCAAACACTGTATCGCCGAGAAACAGAGGTATATAAGAACCCTTTTAATCTCGATAAAATGCTCATTACGCCTGAACTTAAGAGAAAGTATGATGTCATTATAAACTCGGCCAAGAAGAAATGGGGCGAGAAAGTTAGTGGTAGTAAAGATTATGATATCGATTGTCGCTCATTTCACAATAAAAGTATTCATATTGATCAGCATGGTACAGTCTTTCCATGTTATGTATGGCTTGAAGAAAGTCGCTTAGAAAAGTGGGATCTTGATTATAAAAAGATACAGAATTTTGAATATGAATGTTGTCAAATTTGTGAAAAGAACTGCAAGCGACTAATGGATATGTGGGAGCTTGAGATTCTATAATGCAATATAATAAGTTTGTTGAATTCATAGAACTTAGTTTAAATAATAGCTGTAATTTACAGTGCCAGGGTTGTCCAAGCCTTAATCCTGGTCATAAAAATAGAAGAGAGCTCGATTTTTCAAAAGTCCTGCCTATAATCAAAAAATTTAACCCTAAAGAAGTTTTTGTCTGTGGTAATGATGGTGAACCATTAGAGCATAGTGATATTAATAATATCCTCATTTCATTGGGGGAAAATTTCTCACAAGATATCCTTATTGCAACTAATGGGGAAAACCTACTCAGTCTCGATGTGGATAAACTAAAAAAATATAAAAACATGGTCTTTCAGGTTGCCATTGACGGACCAAGACAAGAGATACATGAACTAACACGTTGTGGAAGTAGATTTACTAAAGTTTTAAGTAATATTGAACAAACAAAAAACTTTTTAAATATTGAACCAATTTTTTCTAGGCATGAACTTAACGAAGAATATGCAATTGAAACTGCGGAATTAATAAATAAAAAATTTGGCCTGGATTTATTATTTAGAGATACTACATTAGTTACGAGAAAAATTAAGCCTCCAAGAAAGAGAAGTGTTAAAGGGAATATGGATTTTCTTTATGATAAGAAGTATTCAAAGCCTGTTGTGCCCTGGTTTAAAAGAATTTATATCAACTCTGATGGAAGTTGTTATCCGTGCGTTTCTTTTATTTATGCAAGTACAGAAGTAAAGCCAGTAAATATCTATTCATATGAGAGTACTTTTGAGTTTTTTTCTGATTTTATAAAATTTTCAAAAGAATTTTGTAACTGCTATCAAGCTCTAGGAAATACCACGCAGTGTAAACTCAATTGTGATTTTTATATGAATGATTTTGAATATGATGATTTAGAAAGTATTAAGGATATTTCGTGATTAAAAGTAATACCTCATTTGGTAAGTTAAACTCTATAATTGTTGGACGAGAACTTGAGATTAGTAAGCGTATCGCTGATTTTACTTTCCAGCACTTCTACGGAGAAAATTTAACACATGCAGTATATGACAGGCTAGAACATGCAGGTCAAGAATACTATGTGAATCATGATCTTTTATTAAAACGAAACAAACAGCTCGATGATTTGGCAAACACTTTTGAGAGACTTGGTATTGAAGTATATCGTCCTGAGCGATTGGGGCAGGTCGTAACAATTAAAACGCCTGATTATAAAACAGAGCTTTCAAGTGCCAGTAATGTACGTGATGTATCTTTGGTATATCGTGACTATATTATTGAAACTCCAACTTATGTAAGAAATAGATTTTTTGAAAATACCCTTTTGTATAATGTGTACAACGGATTATTTGATGGGGGACGCGGTGGAAAATGGATTCGCTCACCACACAATAAGTTAATTGAAGAAACTATGGATTTAAGTCCTTGGGATTCAGTAAGAGATTATGAAAATTTTGATCGTTCTAAATATACAATGGCCATTGATGGAGCACAATTTCTACGTATTGGGAAAGATGTCATTGTGAATGTTAATTCTTATAATCACTATCTAGGACTTGAGTGGGTGAAGTCATTTTTTCCCGAGAGTGATTTCCATATTGTTAATGTAGCGGATAATCATATTGATGGTGTTCTCGTTTGCCTTAAGCCTGGTACATTTTTAGTAAATCCTAAGTATCGAAATATAAAAGATTTCTTGCCTGATAAATTTAAAAATTGGGATTGTTTATTTCCTGATGACTATAAGGCAGAGCCAGTTATTGAATCCGGTAAAACGGATATCGATATTCAACTTGCAAGTACACGTGGGATGGATATCAATATAGTAAGTGTTGATGAAGAAAATGTTTTAGTAAGTGAAAGTGCTGTAAATGTCATTGAACTTTTAGATAAGCATGGTTTTAAACCTCATCCTGTTAGATTAGAGAATTGTGAAATATTTGGTGGTGGTATACATTGCTCTACCCTGGATATAAATAGAGACGATGAATATATCGATTATACAAAGTAGTACATATGAAGATTGCACTTATAACAATGATTGAAAGTAATGGCCAAAGTACTAACGATGAGAAGGGGATTACTTTTGAAAATCAAAGACATTATGAAGATGAGGCGATTCTTTGTTTTGAGAATTGGCGAACTAACGCTGGTGAATTGAAGGATATTCCAATATATACTTATTGCCCAACTCACAATACTGTTTCGCAAAAGACTAAAGAGAAATTCAAGGAACTAGATGTTACCTATATAGAAAAGTATCACGAAGAAACAAAGCATTTTGAATCAGGTTTTGTGAATGTTCCTTTTTGTGGAATGCTTCTTGAACAGGAATTAGAGGAAGATATTCTAATTCATATTGATCTCGATATGAATTTAATTAAACCAATTGATCAAAATTTATTTGATGTCGTTTACAATGAAAATAAGATTGTTGTAGGGCAGTACGATGATATTTCTAAGAAAGACCAACGTTTTATCGGAGAAGATTGGGATAATCCTCTCGATACTGGATTTATCATTTCTCGCCGCGAAAGTGGATTTTATAAATTTTTCTTTGAAGAGCTTATGAAGCTTTATGAAACTAATGGTGATGAACGTTGGCAAAAAAATTGTCAAAATGTAGAGAAGTACTTCTTGGAAGAATATGTAATAGAGAAGGCTTATAATGAAGGCCGACTAGATGTTTTTCCAATTCAGT from Halobacteriovorax sp. DA5 includes these protein-coding regions:
- a CDS encoding radical SAM protein, producing the protein MQYNKFVEFIELSLNNSCNLQCQGCPSLNPGHKNRRELDFSKVLPIIKKFNPKEVFVCGNDGEPLEHSDINNILISLGENFSQDILIATNGENLLSLDVDKLKKYKNMVFQVAIDGPRQEIHELTRCGSRFTKVLSNIEQTKNFLNIEPIFSRHELNEEYAIETAELINKKFGLDLLFRDTTLVTRKIKPPRKRSVKGNMDFLYDKKYSKPVVPWFKRIYINSDGSCYPCVSFIYASTEVKPVNIYSYESTFEFFSDFIKFSKEFCNCYQALGNTTQCKLNCDFYMNDFEYDDLESIKDIS